A stretch of the Enterobacteriaceae bacterium ESL0689 genome encodes the following:
- a CDS encoding zinc ribbon domain-containing protein: MKLFCPLCHATLQPHGHQAHCCHCDKTFAIQPCCPECHQPLEVLAACGAVNYFCNNGHGLLSKKQAEYCLQSVDETL, from the coding sequence ATGAAGCTGTTCTGCCCTTTGTGTCATGCCACCCTGCAACCGCACGGCCATCAGGCCCACTGTTGCCACTGTGATAAAACCTTTGCCATACAACCCTGCTGCCCGGAATGCCATCAACCGCTGGAGGTGCTGGCCGCCTGTGGTGCGGTGAATTATTTTTGCAATAACGGGCACGGCTTGCTGTCGAAAAAACAGGCTGAGTACTGTCTGCAGTCCGTGGATGAGACCTTATGA